Proteins encoded within one genomic window of Pigmentiphaga sp. H8:
- a CDS encoding enoyl-CoA hydratase/isomerase family protein, which yields MDEARTVEAELVVSTDNHVRLLRLNRPERRNALSRSLMVAIVEAILDAEEDDDVRVIVLTGTGDAAFCAGGDLKEMRGNDEAGARFRSPMNRLERNVFEVVLEAKKPTIAALNASAVAGGFELALACDLRVSHAEARFGLPETKIGMGANFGSVLLPRRVAPGIALEMLFTGEYIDAAEAYRIGLLNRVVGANEVLPVALELARRIADNAPISVRRVKAVALRGLELPVAAALRQDPGANPYLSEDRKEGIRARLEKRKPVWRNR from the coding sequence ATGGACGAGGCCCGCACCGTCGAGGCGGAACTGGTGGTATCGACCGACAATCACGTACGGCTGCTGAGATTGAACCGTCCCGAGCGCCGCAACGCCTTGTCGCGCTCGCTGATGGTGGCGATTGTCGAAGCGATACTGGATGCCGAGGAAGACGACGACGTGCGCGTCATCGTGCTGACCGGCACGGGTGACGCGGCGTTCTGCGCCGGCGGCGATCTCAAGGAGATGCGCGGCAACGACGAGGCCGGCGCGCGCTTTCGCTCACCCATGAACCGCCTGGAGCGCAATGTGTTCGAAGTGGTGCTGGAGGCGAAGAAACCCACCATCGCGGCGCTCAACGCCAGCGCGGTCGCCGGCGGCTTCGAACTGGCGCTGGCCTGCGATCTGCGCGTCTCCCATGCCGAGGCACGCTTCGGCCTGCCCGAGACCAAGATAGGCATGGGGGCGAATTTCGGCTCGGTGCTGTTGCCGCGGCGGGTGGCGCCGGGCATCGCGCTGGAGATGCTGTTCACCGGCGAGTACATCGATGCGGCCGAGGCCTACCGGATCGGATTGCTCAACCGCGTGGTGGGCGCGAACGAGGTTTTGCCGGTGGCGCTGGAGCTGGCGCGCAGGATTGCCGACAACGCCCCCATTTCCGTCCGGCGCGTCAAGGCGGTGGCCTTGCGCGGACTGGAACTGCCGGTGGCGGCGGCGCTGCGCCAGGATCCAGGCGCCAATCCCTACCTGAGCGAGGATCGCAAGGAGGGCATACGCGCGCGCCTGGAGAAACGCAAGCCGGTATGGCGCAACCGATAG
- a CDS encoding tripartite tricarboxylate transporter substrate binding protein, protein MRNLAGWKILVAAGLWCCSASLALADGWPERPLRLVVPFAPGGLTDVVARAVAERMSDELGQPIAVENRPGAGGNIGASAAARAPRDGYTLLMVSHLLALNKTAYRQIDYDLEKDFAPVGEVGRSANFLVVRPDFPAKDLAEMVAYMRRHPGKVNFAVAGAGPTAAYFAMTSRTDFATISYKGNAPALTDLVAGRIDAMMVAAETVLPYVADGRVRVVALTSSGERSPYFPEIPAAAETVPEFIAPGFLGLVTTKDTDPAIVQRLSQALRAALRSDRIQAQFKKLGIAVAESSPDQFGMKIGEEVQRWAVVVKATNGFIN, encoded by the coding sequence ATGCGGAACCTTGCTGGATGGAAGATCCTGGTGGCGGCTGGCTTGTGGTGTTGCAGCGCGTCGCTCGCGCTGGCGGACGGCTGGCCGGAGAGGCCGCTGCGCCTGGTGGTGCCGTTCGCGCCCGGAGGACTGACTGACGTGGTGGCTCGGGCGGTTGCCGAGCGCATGTCGGACGAACTGGGGCAGCCCATCGCGGTGGAGAATCGACCCGGGGCGGGCGGCAACATCGGCGCGTCGGCGGCTGCCCGGGCGCCGCGGGACGGCTACACGCTGCTGATGGTGTCGCATCTGCTGGCCTTGAACAAGACAGCCTATCGCCAGATCGACTATGACCTCGAGAAGGATTTCGCCCCGGTGGGCGAAGTCGGTCGAAGCGCGAATTTCCTGGTCGTGCGTCCCGATTTCCCCGCCAAGGATCTCGCGGAAATGGTTGCCTACATGCGGCGGCATCCGGGCAAGGTCAATTTCGCCGTGGCCGGTGCCGGGCCTACCGCCGCATACTTCGCGATGACCAGCCGCACCGATTTCGCGACCATATCGTACAAGGGGAACGCCCCGGCGCTGACGGACCTCGTGGCTGGCAGGATCGACGCCATGATGGTGGCGGCGGAGACGGTGCTTCCGTACGTGGCCGACGGTAGGGTGAGGGTGGTGGCGCTGACCAGTTCCGGTGAGCGGTCGCCATATTTTCCCGAAATTCCGGCCGCGGCCGAGACCGTGCCGGAATTCATCGCCCCCGGATTTCTTGGGCTGGTGACGACGAAAGACACCGATCCCGCTATCGTGCAGCGACTTTCCCAGGCCCTGCGAGCGGCGTTGCGCAGTGACCGGATCCAGGCCCAGTTCAAGAAACTGGGGATCGCGGTGGCGGAGAGTTCGCCGGATCAGTTCGGGATGAAAATCGGCGAGGAAGTCCAGCGGTGGGCCGTCGTGGTCAAGGCCACCAACGGGTTCATCAACTGA
- a CDS encoding CaiB/BaiF CoA-transferase family protein produces MEATRAAEQGPLAGVRVVDLSTVVVGPACTLALADHGAEVIKIEAPDGDLMRQLGGGARHRGMTGKFMNFNRNKRSVCIDLKTDGGRAVLRRLLESADVFVTNMRTSALDKLGLDWESLRAVNPRLIHCLVLAFGRKGRYAGRPAYDTVIQSVSGVAGAFEASSGEPRFVPFVMTDHITGQIAAQAIGFALYRRTRTGVGESIEVPMFETMAAFVMREHMGNLTFDPPIGPVGDARILNADNRPVPTKDGYIAISPNTDAQAFAFFDAIGQPELKTDPRFRSVAARTANSLDYYALRASALKGRTSAEWLEILERADVPAMRYNTLESLLDDPHLEDAGFVQRVDHPSEGKIRQIGLPNAFSGGNRAQARPAPRLGEDTVAVLGECGFGQDEIDAALRDRLVYGIKSEE; encoded by the coding sequence ATGGAAGCAACAAGAGCCGCGGAACAGGGGCCGCTCGCCGGCGTGCGGGTGGTCGACCTGTCGACAGTCGTGGTGGGGCCGGCCTGCACGCTGGCGCTGGCCGATCACGGCGCGGAGGTCATCAAGATCGAGGCGCCGGATGGCGACCTGATGCGCCAGCTCGGCGGCGGCGCGCGCCACCGCGGCATGACCGGCAAGTTCATGAACTTCAACCGCAACAAGCGTTCGGTCTGCATCGACCTGAAGACGGACGGCGGCCGGGCGGTATTGCGGCGCCTGCTGGAAAGCGCGGATGTCTTCGTCACCAACATGAGAACGAGCGCGCTGGACAAGCTGGGGCTGGACTGGGAGTCGCTGCGCGCGGTCAACCCCAGGCTCATCCACTGCCTGGTGCTGGCCTTCGGCCGCAAGGGCCGTTATGCGGGCCGCCCCGCCTACGACACGGTCATCCAGAGCGTCTCCGGCGTGGCCGGCGCATTCGAGGCGTCGAGCGGGGAACCCCGCTTCGTGCCTTTCGTCATGACCGATCACATCACCGGCCAGATCGCCGCGCAGGCCATCGGGTTCGCGCTTTACCGGCGCACCCGGACGGGCGTGGGCGAGTCCATCGAAGTGCCTATGTTCGAGACCATGGCGGCCTTCGTCATGCGCGAGCACATGGGCAACCTGACCTTCGATCCGCCCATCGGGCCGGTTGGCGATGCGCGTATTCTCAACGCCGACAATCGTCCGGTGCCGACCAAGGACGGCTACATCGCCATTTCCCCGAACACCGATGCCCAGGCTTTCGCGTTCTTCGATGCCATCGGACAGCCGGAGTTGAAAACGGACCCGCGCTTTCGCAGCGTGGCGGCGCGCACCGCCAACAGCCTGGACTATTACGCCCTGCGTGCCAGCGCCCTGAAAGGCAGGACGTCGGCCGAGTGGCTGGAGATTCTCGAGCGTGCCGACGTGCCGGCCATGCGCTACAACACGCTGGAAAGCCTGCTCGATGATCCGCATCTGGAGGATGCGGGTTTCGTCCAGCGCGTGGATCACCCCAGCGAAGGGAAAATCCGGCAGATCGGTCTGCCCAATGCCTTTTCCGGAGGCAATCGGGCACAGGCGCGGCCCGCGCCTCGGTTGGGCGAAGATACCGTGGCCGTGCTGGGCGAGTGCGGCTTCGGCCAGGATGAAATCGATGCCGCGCTGCGCGACCGCCTGGTCTACGGCATCAAGTCGGAGGAATGA
- a CDS encoding alpha/beta hydrolase → MLERYGFAHDGASIPAALWTPEKRPSAIVQACHGGSGHKEADAVLAIVDRLVPRGMAVLAIDGPVHGERSPDGSRDPEAARRYFRAAWRTGLGRTSMAREMTAALDHLTATRGWEGLPVGYIGVSMGTAYGIPYLASDRRVQAAAIGLWSANYAASDHLAGFAARIECPIWFTQQWDDEFFDREGTARLFDALGSRDKRLVAYPGPHRALEGERLGDAIDFLAGRLLSKARP, encoded by the coding sequence ATGCTCGAACGCTATGGTTTCGCTCACGATGGCGCCTCGATTCCGGCTGCGTTATGGACGCCCGAAAAACGGCCCAGTGCCATCGTCCAAGCCTGCCACGGGGGCAGCGGCCACAAGGAAGCCGACGCGGTCCTTGCCATCGTCGACCGGCTCGTGCCTCGGGGGATGGCCGTGCTGGCTATAGACGGCCCGGTGCACGGGGAACGCAGCCCCGACGGAAGCCGGGATCCGGAGGCCGCCCGGCGGTATTTCCGCGCGGCTTGGCGGACTGGGCTGGGCAGGACGAGCATGGCGCGGGAAATGACTGCCGCGCTCGACCATCTGACGGCAACGCGCGGGTGGGAGGGCTTGCCGGTCGGCTATATCGGCGTTTCGATGGGTACGGCCTACGGCATTCCCTACCTGGCGTCGGATCGCCGCGTGCAAGCGGCGGCCATCGGTCTGTGGAGCGCCAATTACGCGGCCAGCGACCATCTTGCCGGGTTCGCCGCGCGGATCGAATGTCCGATCTGGTTCACCCAGCAATGGGACGACGAGTTCTTCGATCGGGAAGGTACGGCGCGGCTGTTCGACGCCCTGGGCTCGCGGGACAAGCGGCTGGTCGCGTACCCGGGACCGCATCGCGCGCTGGAAGGCGAGCGCCTGGGCGATGCCATCGATTTCCTGGCCGGCCGACTGCTGAGCAAGGCAAGGCCGTAG
- a CDS encoding IclR family transcriptional regulator: MEGTIKSARRVLEIFEFFAQTHAATTVKELSQCLGYPQSSTSLLLKSLLAQGYLRYDPPTRTYYPTLRVMLLGSWVHDEIFGNGSLISLLEGLRREFGHSVLLGMRQGIHVRYIVTLCAETTGLPPYATGILRPVCRAAVGKILLAGLRNTEISLIARRANAQETDPACKVAVPELLADIEACRERGWAESRGRVVAGRNVIAMALPPVPGQMDLAIGLGGPEDAIARQRDEVVDRLRQIGVALQGQAAMRAGVPTRGQDPGWPQWPDS, translated from the coding sequence ATGGAAGGGACGATCAAGTCGGCGCGGCGGGTACTGGAGATCTTCGAGTTCTTCGCCCAAACCCATGCGGCCACGACGGTCAAGGAACTGTCGCAGTGCCTGGGCTATCCGCAATCCAGTACCTCGCTGCTGCTCAAGAGCCTGCTGGCGCAAGGCTATCTGCGCTACGATCCGCCCACCCGTACCTACTACCCGACCTTGCGCGTGATGCTGCTCGGGTCGTGGGTGCACGACGAGATCTTCGGCAACGGCAGCCTTATTTCATTGCTGGAAGGGTTGCGGCGCGAGTTCGGGCATTCGGTGCTGCTCGGCATGCGGCAGGGCATCCATGTGCGCTACATCGTGACTCTGTGTGCCGAAACCACTGGCTTGCCGCCATACGCCACCGGCATCCTGCGGCCGGTGTGCCGGGCGGCGGTCGGCAAGATACTGCTGGCTGGACTGCGCAACACCGAGATCTCGCTGATCGCCCGGCGCGCGAACGCGCAGGAAACCGATCCCGCCTGCAAGGTCGCGGTGCCCGAGTTGCTGGCGGACATCGAGGCCTGCCGCGAACGAGGCTGGGCCGAAAGCCGGGGGCGGGTGGTGGCGGGGCGCAACGTCATCGCCATGGCGCTTCCGCCCGTGCCGGGCCAGATGGACCTGGCCATCGGCCTGGGCGGCCCCGAAGATGCCATTGCCCGCCAGCGCGACGAGGTGGTGGACCGCCTGCGGCAGATAGGCGTGGCGTTGCAGGGCCAGGCGGCCATGCGGGCCGGGGTGCCTACGCGGGGCCAAGATCCCGGCTGGCCGCAATGGCCAGACTCCTGA
- a CDS encoding tripartite tricarboxylate transporter substrate binding protein, which yields MPIRMLGAMLAGLSITLGSAATAADTAADFPSRPLRLLVGSPPGGSTDTYARIIAEPLGKVLGQNVVVENRTGASGIVATSAMLNSAADGYTLQFVYTSYTLAPSLYKDLPYDAGKDVAGVSMVVTSPLTLVVGASSSLASLDDVVKLSRKRSLNYGSAGVGSGGHLTAEMLRLSTGMPAVHVPYRGAAPAAAAVAAGDVDFAFVAQVTAKELMQAGKLRPLAVTSTRRTLMLPEVPTMLELGVKDYEFFNWFGVVAPARTSPAIVEKISRGIAQVLKNPDVRARLTSDGSDVVGNTPAEFSRFLQDDIRKSGELVRQIGIKQE from the coding sequence ATGCCGATACGAATGCTGGGCGCCATGCTGGCGGGACTCTCGATCACCCTTGGAAGCGCGGCGACGGCGGCCGATACGGCGGCGGATTTCCCGTCGCGGCCGCTGCGCCTGCTGGTCGGCTCGCCGCCTGGGGGGTCGACCGACACCTATGCGCGCATCATTGCCGAGCCCTTGGGCAAGGTGCTTGGCCAGAACGTGGTGGTCGAGAACCGCACCGGGGCCAGCGGCATCGTGGCCACCAGCGCCATGCTCAATTCAGCCGCCGATGGCTACACGCTGCAGTTCGTCTATACGTCGTATACGCTGGCTCCCAGCCTTTACAAGGATCTGCCCTATGATGCCGGGAAGGATGTGGCCGGCGTCTCCATGGTGGTGACCTCGCCGCTGACCCTGGTGGTGGGTGCCTCCTCTTCCCTGGCGAGCCTGGACGACGTGGTCAAGCTTTCCCGCAAGCGTTCGCTGAACTACGGTTCCGCCGGCGTGGGTAGCGGGGGACACCTGACCGCCGAGATGTTGCGCCTGTCGACCGGCATGCCGGCCGTGCACGTGCCCTATCGCGGCGCGGCGCCCGCCGCGGCGGCGGTGGCGGCGGGCGACGTCGATTTCGCCTTCGTGGCCCAGGTCACCGCCAAGGAACTGATGCAGGCCGGCAAGCTGCGTCCGCTCGCCGTGACCAGCACGCGGCGCACACTCATGCTGCCCGAGGTACCCACCATGCTGGAGCTGGGCGTCAAGGACTACGAGTTCTTCAATTGGTTCGGGGTGGTTGCCCCGGCCAGGACTTCGCCCGCCATCGTCGAGAAAATCAGCCGCGGCATCGCCCAGGTGCTCAAGAATCCCGACGTGCGCGCACGGCTGACCTCCGATGGATCCGACGTGGTGGGCAATACGCCGGCCGAATTCAGCCGTTTTCTCCAGGACGACATCCGGAAATCGGGCGAACTGGTACGCCAGATCGGCATCAAGCAGGAATAG
- a CDS encoding citramalate synthase: MKTAWPKVLITDETLRDGLQIEREGVTVDEKLEILRMLVDAGIRRLVVGAFVNPKWSPQMGDTLRLVERLRPVPGVEFFALALNERGREDRKRHAPPLSLEPLPATHLHMCETFLQRNTNQTMEGQERIWRTPVEKGRAAGATQAAVGLSAGWGSNWSGKFTQAARLDALQRQVDAWNGAGIEVKRVDLADPMAWNTPLEVASDLEAIKRRFPSIDVFHLHLHNARGMAMLSMYEALKLLEASDTLVADTALGGIGGCPYCGNGQATGMIPTEDFVQLLQTLGVDPGVNLDRLVEASVRLSEILGRPLHSQVARNGPLPAAGRLYSPDVPVVYTFHEAQHFRLGPSVYEGKARPWIKPAAPAGK; this comes from the coding sequence ATGAAGACCGCATGGCCCAAGGTATTGATCACCGACGAGACTTTGCGCGACGGATTGCAGATCGAGCGCGAAGGCGTGACCGTGGACGAGAAGCTGGAGATACTGCGGATGCTGGTGGATGCCGGCATACGGCGTCTCGTCGTGGGGGCTTTCGTCAATCCCAAGTGGAGTCCCCAGATGGGCGACACGCTGCGCCTGGTCGAGCGGCTGCGGCCGGTGCCGGGCGTGGAGTTCTTCGCGCTGGCGCTGAACGAACGTGGGCGCGAGGACCGCAAGCGGCATGCCCCGCCGCTGAGCCTGGAACCGCTGCCGGCCACCCATCTGCACATGTGCGAGACGTTCCTGCAGCGCAATACCAACCAGACCATGGAAGGGCAGGAGCGGATATGGCGCACACCGGTCGAGAAGGGCCGCGCGGCCGGCGCGACGCAGGCCGCGGTGGGCTTGAGCGCCGGCTGGGGCTCGAACTGGAGCGGCAAGTTCACGCAAGCCGCGCGCCTGGATGCGCTACAGCGCCAGGTCGATGCCTGGAACGGCGCTGGTATCGAGGTCAAGCGCGTGGACCTGGCCGATCCCATGGCATGGAACACCCCGCTGGAAGTGGCCAGCGATCTGGAGGCGATCAAGCGGCGCTTTCCGTCCATCGACGTTTTCCATCTCCACCTGCACAACGCCCGCGGCATGGCGATGCTGTCCATGTACGAAGCACTCAAGCTGTTGGAGGCCAGCGATACGCTGGTGGCCGACACGGCGCTGGGTGGCATAGGCGGATGCCCATACTGCGGCAACGGCCAGGCTACCGGCATGATCCCTACCGAGGACTTCGTCCAGTTGCTGCAGACGCTTGGCGTGGACCCGGGCGTGAACCTGGACCGCCTGGTCGAGGCCTCGGTGCGCTTGTCCGAGATCCTTGGCCGGCCGCTGCATTCGCAGGTGGCACGCAACGGTCCGTTGCCGGCGGCGGGCCGCCTATACAGTCCGGACGTGCCGGTGGTCTACACTTTCCATGAGGCCCAGCATTTCCGGCTGGGGCCCTCGGTTTACGAAGGCAAGGCGCGGCCCTGGATCAAGCCGGCCGCGCCGGCCGGCAAATAG
- a CDS encoding ABC transporter ATP-binding protein, whose translation MYLLWTYLKPHRSLAFVALLLAGASQVLALVDPIIFGRIIDEYAINRAGKTEHELVSGVLGLLALAVGIAILSRLARALQEYTTRLVVQKLGTHLFNDGLRQVLRLRFQEFEDLRSGEILSLLQKVRADSERFINTFINTVFAAVVGVGFLTWYSVTKNWLLVPVFLVGVLLLGGLTGLLSREIKTQQRSIVRETNRNSGFITESLRNVELIKSLGLTYPEIRRLQAQTAAIFALEMEKVKRIRVLSFLQGMTLSLLRLSILFALLWLIFREVLSPGELIAMQFISVAIFAPLQELGNIILAYREVDASLLNFGALMKKPVERRPPGAVDVGPVRDVRFEQVCFRHKGAPDYALEHVSFEAQLGDTIAFVGPSGSGKSTLVKLLVGLYPPASGTVSYNGQPTTALRFNRVRRQIGFVTQEAHMFAGTIRENLRLVKPDATDEEMVAAMEQASCAYLLTKSPDGLDTAIGEMGMKLSGGEKQRLSIARALIRQPRLLIFDEATSALDSLTEEQINETVRRICARRTQITILIAHRLSTVMQADTIFVLEKGRIVEHGSHARLLEGKGLYYAMWRQQIGERPAAPTSGDLPADEPEDAYDPLPPGP comes from the coding sequence ATGTACCTCCTGTGGACCTACCTCAAGCCCCACCGCTCCCTGGCCTTCGTCGCGCTGCTGCTGGCCGGCGCCTCGCAGGTCCTGGCCCTGGTCGATCCCATCATCTTCGGGCGCATCATCGACGAGTACGCGATCAATCGCGCCGGCAAGACCGAACACGAGCTGGTCAGCGGCGTGCTGGGGCTGCTGGCCCTGGCGGTGGGGATCGCCATCCTGTCCCGGCTGGCCCGCGCCCTGCAGGAATACACCACCCGGCTGGTGGTGCAGAAGCTGGGCACGCATCTTTTCAATGACGGCCTGCGGCAGGTGCTGCGCCTGCGCTTCCAGGAGTTCGAGGACCTGCGCAGCGGCGAGATCCTGTCCCTGTTGCAGAAGGTCCGGGCCGACAGCGAGCGTTTCATCAACACCTTCATCAACACGGTGTTCGCGGCGGTGGTGGGGGTGGGGTTCCTGACCTGGTATTCGGTCACGAAGAACTGGCTGCTGGTGCCGGTGTTCCTGGTCGGCGTGCTGCTGCTGGGCGGCCTGACCGGTTTGCTCAGCCGCGAGATCAAGACCCAGCAGCGTTCCATCGTGCGCGAGACGAACCGCAATTCGGGCTTCATCACGGAGTCCCTGCGCAATGTGGAGCTGATCAAGAGTCTGGGGCTGACTTATCCGGAAATCCGCCGCCTGCAGGCGCAGACGGCGGCGATCTTCGCGCTCGAAATGGAGAAGGTCAAGCGGATACGGGTGCTGTCCTTCCTGCAGGGCATGACGCTGAGCCTGTTGCGGCTGTCCATCCTGTTCGCGCTGCTGTGGCTGATCTTCCGCGAAGTGCTGAGCCCTGGCGAGCTGATCGCGATGCAGTTCATTTCGGTGGCGATCTTCGCGCCTTTGCAGGAACTGGGGAACATCATCCTGGCCTATCGCGAGGTGGACGCCTCGCTGCTGAACTTCGGCGCGCTGATGAAAAAGCCCGTGGAGCGGCGGCCGCCCGGCGCGGTGGACGTGGGGCCGGTGCGGGACGTGCGTTTCGAGCAGGTCTGCTTTCGCCACAAGGGAGCGCCGGACTACGCGCTGGAGCACGTGTCGTTCGAGGCGCAACTGGGCGACACGATCGCGTTCGTGGGGCCGTCGGGCTCGGGCAAGTCGACCCTGGTGAAGCTGCTGGTGGGGCTGTATCCGCCGGCCAGCGGGACGGTGTCGTACAACGGCCAGCCCACGACGGCACTGCGCTTCAACCGCGTCCGGAGGCAGATCGGATTCGTGACACAGGAAGCGCACATGTTCGCCGGCACGATCCGCGAGAACCTGCGGCTGGTCAAGCCCGACGCCACCGACGAGGAAATGGTGGCGGCGATGGAACAGGCCTCCTGCGCCTATCTGCTGACCAAGTCGCCGGACGGGCTGGACACGGCCATAGGCGAGATGGGCATGAAGCTGTCGGGTGGCGAGAAGCAGCGCCTGTCGATCGCCCGCGCGTTGATCCGCCAGCCCCGGCTGCTGATCTTCGACGAGGCGACCTCGGCGCTGGATTCGCTGACCGAGGAACAGATCAACGAGACGGTGCGGCGCATCTGCGCGCGCCGCACGCAGATCACGATCCTGATCGCGCACCGGCTGTCGACGGTGATGCAGGCCGACACCATCTTCGTGCTGGAAAAAGGGCGTATCGTGGAGCACGGCAGCCACGCCCGGTTGCTGGAAGGCAAGGGCCTTTACTATGCGATGTGGCGGCAGCAGATAGGCGAACGACCCGCCGCGCCGACATCCGGGGACCTGCCCGCCGACGAACCCGAGGATGCCTATGACCCGCTCCCGCCCGGGCCCTGA
- a CDS encoding LysR family transcriptional regulator produces MDNPALENVDVRLLRILLVLLSERSVSRSAQKLDMSQPAMSHVLNRLRRLFADPLLTRSRNGMIHTQRAKEIEPMVRDLLERFDRLMAHEEKFDPATSRRRFVVTSAPYTEHVLLPGLVRRVREHAPGVRMELKPPHYGHAHEQLESGEVDLRLAWGQGPPPLSLRSVLLFHDRIVCVSDKRRNGKGGPLSIAEYLAASHIRAQGAERTTTGKAVDSAVAQYGTTLSIALLVQDYLSVPRMVEGTDFVVTIPQRLARDVVAHASHLEITEPPLRLPRVRMMGYWHERSHTDPAHRWFRSLAIAASRDLGPA; encoded by the coding sequence ATGGACAACCCTGCTCTCGAGAACGTCGACGTGCGCCTGCTGCGCATCCTCCTTGTTCTTCTTTCCGAAAGAAGCGTGTCGCGCTCGGCCCAGAAACTCGACATGAGCCAACCCGCCATGAGCCATGTCCTGAACCGGCTGCGCCGCCTGTTCGCCGATCCGCTCCTGACGCGCAGCCGCAACGGCATGATCCATACCCAACGCGCCAAGGAAATCGAGCCCATGGTGCGAGACTTGCTCGAGAGATTCGATCGACTGATGGCCCACGAAGAGAAATTCGACCCCGCCACCTCCCGGCGCCGATTCGTCGTGACGTCGGCTCCCTATACCGAGCACGTCCTGCTGCCCGGACTGGTCCGCCGGGTACGCGAACATGCGCCGGGAGTCAGGATGGAGCTCAAGCCGCCCCATTACGGCCATGCGCACGAACAGCTCGAAAGCGGAGAAGTCGACCTGCGGCTGGCCTGGGGGCAGGGGCCGCCTCCCTTATCCTTACGATCAGTCCTGCTCTTCCATGACAGGATCGTCTGCGTGTCGGACAAGCGGCGCAACGGCAAGGGAGGCCCCTTGAGCATCGCGGAATATCTGGCCGCATCCCACATCCGCGCCCAAGGCGCGGAGCGCACCACCACGGGCAAGGCGGTCGACAGCGCCGTTGCCCAATATGGAACGACGCTTTCGATCGCGCTTCTGGTGCAGGACTATCTATCCGTTCCCCGCATGGTGGAAGGCACCGATTTCGTAGTGACCATTCCCCAGCGCCTTGCGCGGGATGTCGTCGCTCACGCCTCGCACCTGGAAATCACCGAACCGCCGCTGCGCCTGCCCAGGGTCAGGATGATGGGCTACTGGCACGAACGTAGCCACACCGACCCCGCACATCGATGGTTCAGGAGTCTGGCCATTGCGGCCAGCCGGGATCTTGGCCCCGCGTAG